TGGGCTTTGCTATTCTTGGGGCATTAATACTATCATTAACTTATATCCCAATGATGTGCGCGTTATTTCTGCCCAAGCTAATAACACATAAAAAAACTCTTTCTGATAAAATGATGGATTTTTTCCAGCGGGTGTATGAGCCGGTGCTACGCAAAGCTATACGCTTTAAATATGTGGTAATAACAATAACCGCTTTTGCGTTTCTAATCAGCCTGCTTGTGTTTTCGCGCCTTGGCGGAGAGTTTATACCTACGCTGCAAGAGGGTGATTATGCTTTTCATTGCATACTGCCACAGGGGACTTCACTGAGCCAAAGTATGGAAACCTCAATGCAGGCTTCAAGAATAATAAAAGAGTTTCCGGAAGTAAAAATGGTTGTAGGAAAAACAGGAGCAGCGGAAGTGCCCACAGACCCTATGCCCCCTGAGGCAACAGACATCATTATCGTATTGAAACCACAAAATGAGTGGACATCAGGCAGGAATTATGAAGAATTGGCTGATGCAATGATTGAAAAATTAGAGGCAATACCGGGCGTATTTTTTGAAAAAAATCAACCGATACAGATGCGTTTTAATGAGCTTATGACGGGAATTAGACAGGATGTTGCTGTAAAAATTTTCGGAGAAAATCTTGACACATTATTGAACTACGCCAATAAAGTAGCCAGTGTGATAAGGCAGGCAGATGGAGCTACCCAACCTCTTGTTGAGCGTGTTGATGGCTTGCCTCAAATAACCATACAATATAATAGGCAACAAATTGCATCTTATGGATTAAACATTGATGATATTAACCACGTTGTAAGCACAGCATTTGCAGGTGAAGCAGCCGGTGTAATATATGAAAACGAGCGAAGATTTGATTTGGTAGTAAGGCTTGATAGCGCACACCGCCAAAGTATTGAAAATGTAAAAGACCTTTTCATCTCTACTCCCAATGGCAGCCAAATTCCTTTATCACAAGTTGCAGACATACAAATGAAAATTGGTCCTGCACAAATTAGCCGTGAAGACGGGAAAAGAAGAATTGTTATTGGTTTCAACGTAAAAGGTAGGGATGTTCAAAGTGTAGTAAAGGATATACAGAATAAGTTAAACGCTGATGTAACATTGCCTTCGGGGTATTATTTCACTTATGGCGGAACATTTGAAAATCTGCAAAAGGCATCAGCAAGGTTAATGATTGCAGTACCCGTTGCATTAGCACTTATTTTCATGCTGCTGTACTTCACCTTTACATCCATAAAGCAGGCGGCCCTTATTTTTACAGCAATCCCACTGGCAGCTATTGGGGGAGTATTTGCCTTACTTTTAAGAGATATGCCTTTTAGTATATCTGCTGGTGTTGGCTTTATTGCATTGTTTGGGGTAGCTGTATTAAATGGTATAGTACTAATAGGCACTTTTAACCAGTTACAAAAAGAAGGAATGAATGATGTTGTGCAGCGTGTATTTGAAGGCACTAAAATACGGTTGCGCCCTGTATTGATGACAGCCACAGTAGCCTCATTAGGTTTTTTGCCAATGGCCATTTCACACGGAGCAGGGGCAGAAGTTCAAAAACCTTTGGCAACGGTAGTTATTGGAGGATTAGTTACTGCAACTCTCCTTACATTGTTTGTACTTCCGTTATTGTACATAATATTTGCCTCAAAAAATAAAATTAAGTCTGCACCCGCAACTATGGCTGCAATAGCTTTTCTGGTGGTGCCTTTTGGCTTGGTTAACGCACAAAATGTGCCCCAAAGCCTCACCGTAGATGCAGCTGTTTCGATAGCCCTAAAAAACAACCTCGAAATTCAGTCGCAACAATTAAACGTACAATCATCGGCAAGTATTAAGAAATCGGTATTCGAGTTACCAAAAACCAACTTCTTGCTTCAGTATGGGCAATATAACAGTGTGAATAAAGATAATAATCTTCAGTTATCACAAAGCATACCATTTCCTACATATTATACCGCACGGTCAGACCTCTTTAATGCTGAACTGAAACAAAGCGAACTTTCATTAGATGTGACCGCTAACGAAATAAAAGCAAAAGTCAAGTCCTATTATTATCAGCTTTTGTACCTGAATGAAAAACAAAAACAATTGTCACACCTCGATAGTCTCTATACCAGTTTCACTCAGGCTGCAATATTGCGGTATCAAACCGGTGAAACAAACCTGTTAGAAAAAACGACTGCGGAAACAAAACACGGTGAGCTTAAGCAAATGATTAAGCAAAATCAAACGGATATTACAATTTCATACAATACCTTGAAAGTGCTGATGAATAGCAGCGAGGAGTTTTACGTTTCGCAAGTCTCTATATTTGAACCACTTATTTTGCCCGCATCGGTTGATACAGCCGCCGCTAATAATAACCCAACTCTTAAATTACTTTATCAGAATGCTATAGTTGCCGAAAATAATAAGAAAATAGAAAAATCTATGGCATTGCCTGAGTTTACTGTAGGCTATTTTAATCAAACACTCGTTGGTTTTCAAAACATCAGCGGTAACGATGTTTTCTTTGACAAAAGCAAAAGGTTCACCGGTGTAAATGTGGGCATTAGCTTACCAATTACCTTCTTCAGCAATACTGCCCGTATTAAATCCCTCGGTTACCGACAGCAGGCATTACAAAAACAGGCAGATAATGGCAGGCAGGTACTTCACGCTGAATTTGCAAACGCCTTGCAACAGTATAATCAAGGTCTTTCGCAATACAACTACTACAAGACACAGGCATTAGCTAATGTTGCCACGATGACTAATACCGCAGAAACAGGTTTCAACAGCGGAGAATTAAGCTATATCGAATACTTAATGGCGTTGCAAACGGCCACCGATGTACAAATGAATTACCTATTGTCTATCAACCAGCTTAATCAAAGTGTAATAAATATTAATTTCTTAATAAATAAATAAAATGATAAAGTATATAATATATCCTGTCTTAATAGCCTCACTCCTTTTTGTTTCTTGCGGGGAAAAAAGTAATGCTTCAAAAGATGAGCATAAGGAAGAAGGTAGTCACGGACATGAAAATGAAAATACAGTTGAATTAAATGACGAGCAAATAAAATCTATACAAATCCAGTTTGGAAATATTGAACAAAAGCAGCTTACAGCTTCATTGAAAGCCAATGGGGTTTTAAAAGTGCCCAATCAAAATAAAGCCAGCATTACTTCATTATATGGAGGGGTAGTGAAAAATATTTTCGTGCAGCCGGGTAATATTGTTTCTAAAGGACAAAGTATTGCAATTATTGCAAACCCTCAGTTTATTACCTTACAGGAAGAATACCTTTCCCTTGACATCAAAGTTCAATATGCTGAACTTGAGTACAGACGCCAGAAAGAACTTAGCAGCAATAACGCCGGTGCGCTTAAAATTTTTCAGCAAAGTGAAACAGAGCTTAAATCGCTTCGTACCCGACGTGCTTCATTGCAGAAACAGTTAGAAATTATTGGTATTAATCCTGATAAACTAAGTAATGATAATATCGTATCTACTATAACCATCACAAGTCCCGTAAGTGGCTCTGTGAGTACAGTGTTGGTTAATATAGGCAGTACTGTAGATATGAATACTCCTGTTGCAGAAGTTGTGGACAATAGTCAACTTCACCTTGATTTATATGTTTACGAAAAAGACCTACCAAAAGTTAAAACCGGACAAACCATACATTTTACACTCACCAACAATCCAGGCAAAGAATATGATGCACAAATTTTTGGAATCAGCAACACGTTTGAAAATGTAGCCAAAGCGTTGGCCGTTCACGCGATGGTTAAAGGAGACAAAGCCGGCTTGATAGATGGAATGAATATTACTGCATTGGTGAGTCTTGAAAATGCCACTGTTGCGGCTGTCCCAACAGAGGCAATAGTCAATCACGACGGAAACGACTATATTTTTGTTTTAACAGATTCACACACTGAAGAAGAGCACCATGACAGTGAAGTCGAAAAACGAGACGATAAAACAGAAGGACACGATGAGCATGGTCACAGGCATACAGAAAGTGAAAAAAAGGGCAAAGCACAGGCAGCAGTACCTTCAAAAACGTTTGAGCGTATACCCGTTAGGAGAGGCACAACAGATGTAGGATACAGCGAGATTACTTTATTAAAGGAAATACCGACGGACTCAAAAATTGTTACTAAAGGGGCGTTTTTTATTCTAGCGAAAATGACAAACTCTGGTGAACATTCACATTAATAAAAACATCATGGAAAAAGTCAAAATCAATATCAGTATTATATTGCCCGATATTGCCGATGAAAGAGATGCTTGCGTCGAACGTCTTATAGCGATACTGCAAAAGCATAAAGGGCTCAACAAAGTGCACGTTGTGCAGGACAATAACAATGCTCCGGCGCAACTTTGCTTTCACTATGAACCAAATATTATTTCCCTGTCCGAAATTCAAAAGCTGGCAACAGCTGCTGGTGCACAGGTAACAAGCCATTATGGCCATTTGCTGGTTGAAGCAAAAGCCTTCCGCGATATCATTGAAGCAAAAGCAATTGAAAACGAATTGAAGCAGGTAAAAGGCTTGGAAGAAGTTTCAGTAGCAGCTACGGGGCATATCAGGATTGAATTTAACCAAACGGTTACTGATAGGCAAACCGTGCTTGATGCTATCAAACAAGCCGGAGTGAGGCCTAAAAGCATTCAAAAATCTACCAGAAAGCACCACCACAATCATGAGCATGAAGGTGAAGACGAACATGACCACAAACATGGCGGAGATGATAACTCTTTAAAAACCTACCTGCCCGTAATGGCAAGTTTTGTACTACTGCTTACGGGTATAGCCTTTGATGAGTGGTTAACACCTGCTTTTTTTAAAGGATGGGTACGTTTTGCATGGTATATAGCCGCCTACCTGCCCGTAGGATTGCCCGTGATAGGTAAAGGTATAAGGCTGGTAGTAAAAGGGGATGTGTTTACTGAGTTTATCCTGATGAGTATTGCTACCATTGGGGCTTTTTATATTGGTGAATATCCCGAAGGCGTCGCGGTAATGCTTTTTTATACCGTAGGCGAGATATTCCAAGACCTTGCCGTGAACCGCGCCAAACGCAGTATAAAAGCATTGCTGGATGTAAGGCCTGATAAAGCCTACGTTGTTAATGGGGACAATGTTATTGAAACCAGTCCTCAGGATGTTAAGCCCGGCGATATTATACGGGTGAAACCGGGAGAAAAAGTGCCCCTTGACGGTGAAATGCTAACCCAAAGCAGTACGTTTAATACTGCTGCACTTACGGGCGAAAGCCAGCCCGTAACCATTACAAAAGGAGGACAGGTATTGGCGGGCATGATAAATCAGGAAAAAGCAACAGAACTGAAGGTAACCAAATTGTTTAACGACAGTTCACTTGCGCGTATCCTGTTTATGGTGCAGGAAGCCACTACGCGCAAAGCACAAACCGAGCAGTTTATCCGCAAATTTTCACGTATCTATACACCGGTGGTGGTTGCCCTTGCAGTATGCATTACACTGTTACCCTATTTTTTTGTAACCGATTATGTGCTTAATGATTGGTTGTACCGTGCCCTTGTCTTCCTCGTAATATCTTGCCCCTGTGCGCTGGTAATATCTATACCGCTGGGATACTTTGGCGGTATCGGCGCAGCATCACGCAATGGCATTCTTTTCAAAGGGTCCAATTTTCTTGATTTGATGACCCGTGTAAATACCGTGGTGATGGATAAAACAGGTACACTCACCAAAGGCGTATTTAAAGTGCAGGAAGTGGTAAGCTATGATTTTTCTGAAAATGAATGGCTACCGATAGCAGCAGCACTTGAGGCACAATCAGGCCACCCCATTGCCAAAGCAGTAGTAGCCTATGTAGGCGAAAAAACAAACGGCATACGCATTGACAACCTTGAAGAAATAAGCGGGCATGGACTGAAGGCTATCATAAATGGCAGGCAGGTATGGGCAGGCAATGTGCGGTTGATGGAAAAAGCAGGTATAGCAATAGACGACAAAATAACGGCAGTAACCGATACAATTGTTATAGTAGGCATTGGTAATCAACTGGCGGGCTACATTACCATTGCCGATGAGTTGAAAGATGACAGTAAAAATGCCATTGAGCAACTCCATAAAAAAAACATTAAAACAGTAATGCTATCGGGCGATAAACAGTCGGTGGTTGACAAAATAGCGAAAGCACTTGGTATTGATGCGGCTTATGGCGGCTTATTGCCCGAAAATAAAGTGGAGAAAGTGGAGGAGCTAAAAAGAGATAAAATCAGGGTAATAGCCTTTGTGGGCGATGGTATTAATGATGCGCCGGTATTGGCAGTCAGCGATGTGGGAATGGCTATGGGCGGCCTTGGAAGTGATGCAGCTATTGAAACCGCCGATGTGGTGATACAAACCGACCAGCCATCCAAAATTGCCCAAGCTATAAAAATTGCCAAAACTACAAACCGCATAGTTTGGCAAAATATAGCCTTTGCGTTTGGGGTGAAAATAATTGTGCTGGTATTGGGTGCCGGCGGCATTGCCACTATGTGGGAGGCTGTTTTTGCCGATGTGGGCGTAGCGCTCCTTGCGATATTAAATGCAATACGTATTCAAAAAATGAAATATACATTATGAAACTTTACACAAAAATGCCCACCGGGCTAAAAGAATATTTTAAGCACGAGTTAAGTCTTGCCCGCCAGTATTTTTCGCAGGGTCAGTTACAGCAATCATGGCACCATCTTGAACGTGCCCATATACTTGGTCAACCGTGGCCTATCCCACATACACAGGCACATTGGCGCATGATGAGGTTCGCTTTTAAAATAAAGAATGTCAGAGAAATTCTTGGTCAAATTCCAAGGCTGGTTATCGGTGGCATTAAGTCTTTTGTTGGTGAAATACCAGTAGGTAATACCGGCGGAGCAAACGTCCCACCATTAAAGCCAATGGATATTCCAGAAGACCTTCAGAAAATTTTGAATACATATAAGGTATAACCTCATTGTATGGATATTCTTTTGGAATATATATTCAGGTTTGCCTTAGTAGCTGTCTTATTAATCGAAATAATAAGATATTATAAGCTGTTGACAGGCAAAAAGATACGGCTTCAAAAAAAAGCAGCTCCTGCGAAAAATAAAATCTGCATGGAGTTGGCTTTTCTTTCAAGAGTTGCCATACCTGTAGGGACTATAATATATAGCATAGATAATACTCATAACTGGGATTGGCCTTGGATACTTTTATCCTTTTTAGTAATACTACCAAACTTATTCATAGGACCTTTTATTAAGAAAAAATTATAACCATTAAACAAAAAGTAAATTTTTATGAAAAACACAATTCTAATCTTAACACTATTTGCAGGAATAGTAACTGCTAAAGCACAATTTACCTATCGGGTAATTAATAAACACGTGAGTGGGTCTTCAGCAGAATTTGAACTCATTGGATATGGTTATGTAAAAAACACAGGGACTGTAAAAGACACTTTTGTTTGGAAATTAAACAAAAGTATGGTGCTTAATGGGTGGGGTTCTACGCTTTGTGACAAAAATCTGTGTTATGATACCGCCATATATTCAAGTTCTTTTGAATTGGAAGCCGGGGATTCGGGTGTCTTGAATTTATACATATACCCTAACAAAATAGCAGGGAGCGGAGGCCTTGGAATTACCATACACAAGCTTAGCGACAGCAGCAATGCAATAAAAGACACGATATATTATGACACATGGACGGTTGGCGTTGAACATTTTGAAGCAGAATCGTCAATACTCTTATATCCAAACCCTGCCGGCAATCGTCTTTATGTTGAACACAAAAACTTAAAACCCGGGCAAGTAAAAATTTTTAATGTACTGGGTCAACTGCAACAAGTGATTTCTTATGATGCAACAAAAAATGGCATAGATGTCAGTATTCTTTCTTCAGGTGTTTATACACTTAGCTATACAGATGAAGCCGGGAAAACAGTTTTTAAGAAATTTCAAAAACTATAAATCAAAAATAACTTTTCAGCGTAAGCCTTAAAGACTATACTTTCAGTTAAGCACCTCCTTTCTTTGGGGGTGCTTTTTATGTAAATATAGACGTCATGCCTCCAATCCCTCAATGCCATAAGGCTCGTTAGTTAAAACGTAAGTAAGGGTGTTGTTCATTGATGCAAAACAAGAAAACAGCTATGCTTACCAAAAGGGAAATTTATCAGAGATTTTTGCCATAGTTAGCCGGTTTAAGCTGCTAATATTTTAATACTTTTTTAGTACTTACGGATGACTGATTATATAATTTTAAAATATACGTACCGGTTGGCAAATCCTTCGGAAGCTCTAAGGCAAATATATTCCCAGTGGGCATAAATGTCTGTTCCGTCAACGTTCGCCCGTATAAATCTGCTACAACAACCTTCACCGGGTATTCCATCTCTTTCCCAAACATAATATTGGTGTAATCTCCACAGGGGTTTGGCCATACATCAAACTCTTCCTGTGAAAAATTATCCGTACCAAGGGTAGAAATAGTGTCAGTAATACACTCGGCCAGGGTTGCTAACGCAAGTTTTGTACATCGCTGAAAAAAATCAAAATTAATCTGTCCTGCTGAATCAGCTAAAGTATGCCAGTAGGGATTGAAATCATTATCATATTCCTCATTTATTCCTATTGCGGTTAAACCATTTTCCCAAAATGGATAATGGTCTGTTGCAGGGCTACCCGGGTTAACCACATGAAGAGTAAGGCCAATATTATACAATACGTTGCATTTTTCAGCCTTATCAGCAAGTTGCAGTGAGTTTGCCGAATTACGCACATGCAAATCGGCAACGTCATCATTATTTCCATCCCAACCTATCATATCAAGGTTAATATAGCCCATAAAGTTCCACGGTGCGTTCCCTATCGTTGCCGTATAAAATTTGCTTCCCAAGGCACCCTGTTCTTCTTCATCCCAAAACGCAAATACTACAGTATAAGGGAAATTAAATCTTGAAAAAATTCTGGCAACTTCTAATACTGCCGCAGTTCCACTTGCATTGTCATCTGCACCCGGAACAACAGCAGATGATAGTGCATTATCATAATGTGCACCGATAAAAAAGCGTTTATTAGGATACTTATACCCCATTTTTATCCCAAAAAGATTTTTTCCTTTTGCAGTAAAAATCATAGAATCAGTAGTTAAACCATATTTCAGTAATTCCTGTTTGATATAGCTGAAGGCTTTTTCATTACCAAGATTGTATGAAAACCGGGTTTTAATAGTGTCGGAATTTCCATTTATCACCACTGGCAGTTTTCCTGTTAGCTTAAATACTGATATTTCAAGACTGTCTTTGCTAACTTCGTGTATAAGGGTATTAATCTCCTGTTTTTGTGCCTTACCATTTATTGCACATAATAAAAGTAATATTAAAATGCTTTTAGGACAAATTGTTGCCTTCTTAACTATTCTTAGTTTCATATTTGTACTACATAAATAAGACGCCTTACTACGTTTTATTGTTGTAATCGGGAGGTAAAGCTCTTGATGTTTCGAACAAGTGGAACACTACCTGTGCAACACAGCATCAACAACGTGTTGTTGGAAAATGCCAAAAAACGGTGGATTTTACCTCTGTTTAGGACTGTAAATAGTTACCTCTTACATATACACTAATATCAACCACACACAAGGTAACTGCCCGTAAATACTGGTTTTTTGATTTTCAGAAACACACTATCACGGCAGTAAAACAGTGTGTTTGTGGGTTAAAAACAAGGTATTGAAAAATCCCAACAACGTGTTGTTACAAGATGCCAACGCTGTGTTTTTGGCTATTTGGACAACTCATCTGCAGGGGTAATGCTTCCTGTCTCAGTCCCCTCTCGGTTGAATGCTCACTTGTACAGGTACTGAGATTGAAGTACTTGGCCAAAAGAGTCTCAGTCCTATCCTAACTAAATGCTCACTTGTACCATTACTTTTTTGGAGATTGGCCTCCTGCAAGGAGTTTCACGATTTTTTGCGTTGACGAAAATGCCGTTTTTGCCATATCACCGTACAGAAATGTAGTTGTTGGTATCCCAAAGATAGCCTTTTAGTCTTCAGTTTTAAGTTGCTTCACAGTTTTGCCGTTAACAAAACAGCTAAAGGCCAACCGGTATACCTCATCGTACCTTGCAGGAATTGAAATATTTTTCCTGTCAAATAATGTAAAATACCGTGTTTTCACCCTGTTATTTATAATCAACATTATTAATGTTTGCACCACTGTTTTACTGTTTGGGGTGCAGCAGCACAAAAACCATGCTCTTTATACAAACAAAAGCAGTATGTTTCTAAAAACAACGTGTTGTTGGCTATTGTGCAACGGAGTGTTGTTTACTACATTTGTAGGTGAATAGAAACATCGAAACTTAGTCAATAAGGATAACATATAACGTGTCCTGATGATAGTTCTGTACAGATAAATCGCGAAACTTATGTACGGCAGAACTGCATCGGAGGACACGCCCTTAAAAAGGGCGTGCCGCCTTCATGCTGTTGCTGTACAGGGCTTTCGCGAGCCTATCTGTGCAACAAGTATGGGGTACACGCCCTTTTTGAGTTTTTTATGTTTAACCACATTGCGATGTTTATTGTCAGCTTGCATTTTTCCGTAAACTTTTCCTACCCCTTTGCAAATTTTGCAAAGGGTAAAACAAACGCATCCCATAGTTTAGCACTACAAACTATGATAAAACAGATGCGCTATCATTTGGCCAATCACACATTTATCAATAACATTTTTAATCATTATTTAATTATCACTCTTCATGAAACAAAATTTTCAAAAACTAACTGCTAAACTACGTTTAGTTATCACTGTTGCTTGTGTATTCTCAGCATCGTTTGCAAAGGCTCAAGACCCGCAAGGCCCGCCCGAACCTGTCGGAACCTATTGCCCTGTAAATGTGCTGCCATTTACCCCTCAAATCGGCATAGGTACACTAAATAAAATGATTATTGGTGGCCCTGCTGGTAACGATGGTTCTATTTGTTGGAATTGCTACAACGATAGCAGTGGTTATGGCCGTGCAAGGGCATTTAATATGCCTAATTTTTCCTACCAGTCAGGGGCAGCAATTCCCAATTTCAGTTCTCGCATTACCCAAGATTTACAGCGCAGCGTGATGCGTTGGCAGGTAGGTGTTGCCAATTGTTACAACCAAATTACTTGGCAAAACGGGATAACCTTGCGTACTAATGGCAGCGTAGGTATAGGCACCGATGAGACATTCGGGTTTAAACTTGCTGTTAACGGCGGAATTGCCTGCAAAAATGATGTGTTTTTAACCCAAACCGATTTGGCTTGGCCGGATTATGTTTTTGCAAAGAACTATATCTTAATACCACTATTGGAGTTGGAAAAACAAATAGACAGCTTAGGCCACTTACCCCAAATGCCCTCAGCAAAAGAGGTGGAAGAAAAAGGCTTATCGCTGGGCACAGTTACGACAACAGTGGTTCAAAAAGTTGAAGAGCTTACCTTGTATGCCATTGAACAACAAAAACAATTGGATGAACTTAAAAGACAGAACGAACTATTGCAAAAGCAAAACGAGGAACTTTTGAAGCGTTTGGACAGTCTTACAAATGAAAAAGAATAGTATCTTTGATATAATTAGCACTGATATGCGATTGCCACTGCTTTTGATATTGTCTTTATTGTTAGTTTTTTTATCGGATTGTAAACCCGATAAAAACGACTGCTTTGAACCCACTAATCCTGCTTGCGTAAACTATGACCCTTGTTACGGGCAAAAACCAATAACAGCGGATATCAAGATTTCACAAAGGGTTAAAAACTTTGGCACAGATAGTCTTAGTCGTCTCTACTTTGAAGATGATACTATTTTCCCCCACTCTCAAATTCGCTTTAGTTGCCCGCTAAATGGAGCAAAATATACGTGGACATTGGGCGCAGAGACATTATCAAATCAAACTTTTGAACGCAGTTTTTTTGGTGTTAGTGTGCCCTTTGGGGAGTATTCAGTGAAATTAGTGGTGGAGAAGGATGCTGATAAAAATTGTTTTCCTGCCGATAATGGTATGGATACAATTACCAAAAAATTCAAAATAGTGCCTTTATGCAATTTAGCAATTATTGGTGTATTTAAGGGAAAGTGGGATAACCTTACAAACGATAGCAGTCTTATTAGCTTGCGTTCGTTTGAAAGTATGAATTACGCGGATAGTTGTGGAAATGCACTAATTAGATTTACAAACATAAAAGGGCTAAATGATACCGTAATATCCTCAAATGTATTTATTTCAAACTCGAGGATGATTAATGAAGACCCTCAATCAATTATCCTTGGGAATGCTGATTTTAGAATAAATGTTGAAAACAAAACTGTTTTATTCGACTACTACATCGGCAATACACATTACATATTCCGGGGCAGAAAAATATCCAATTAATGTAAAATCTGTATGAGACTATTTAACTATATAATAATCATTATAGCAGCAGGTGCATTAGTAACAAGCCTAAACAGTTGCAAACCTGATAAAAACGACTGTTTTGACCCCACCAATCCCGCTTGTGTAAACTACGACCCTTGTTACGGGCAAAAACCTGTAACGGCGGATATAATAATTGAACAAAGGCTTGACCTCGGTCCTTTTTTAGGTGATTCTATTCTATATTCTGAAGACACCATTTTTCCAACTACCGAAATACAGTTCAGAAGTCCTTTAAAGGACGCGAAATATACCTGGACATTGGGGGCGGAAACTATTACCAGTCGGTCTTTTTTGCGTGAGTTTTATAGTGTGCCTTTTGGAGAGTATTCTGTGAAATTGGTGGTGGAGAAAGACGCTAATAGAAACTGTTTCCCTACCGACAATGGTATGGACACAATCATTAAAAAGTTTAAAATAGTGCCCTTGTGCAGTTTGGCCATTTTTGGAGTTTTTAAAGGTAAATGGGATGGAAGTAATCAAGATAGCAGCATAATAACCATAAAAAACTTTAAGGACTATAGCTATACTGACAGTTGCACGTATGGCCTTTACAGATATACAAACCTTACTGGTATTAATGACACTTTTGTAGGTGGCGGTATTCCGACTTCTAATACCGAATTGATTAGAACCGAAAGTAGCTTTGGCAATCTGGGAGTGTCTCACTTCAAGATAGACCCTCATACTAATCAAATTGTGTTTAAATATACATACGCATCAAAGCCTTATATATTTCGAGGCAGGAAAATATCCAATTAATTTAACTATCTAAAAAATGAACCTGAAAAATATATTTTTCGGGGCAGTATTTATACTGTCCTCTGCGCAGCTTTGCGCGCAAAATTGTGTACGGTTAATCCGAACCCAACACGATAACCCTACTAACGATGAATTGGCCACTTACTTTCCGGGCAAGGTAAACCCCTGGCTTAATACCTTTGATTTTGCTAAAATTGGCGGAGCAGGTTTTAGTGATATAATACTGAACCCAACCGCAGGGTGGGTGTTGCCGGGATTTACAGGAGGTACACTTTCATTGGTAAGTCCCTTTAGTTCTTCGATGGGTACTGAGTACCAATATTTACAGCAACCTACGTTGGGAGCGCCCGCACAAAAAGACATCCATTGGGAAGACGGGTGGGAGTTGATGTGGATGAATACGGGGTATTATCCCAACGGTGAGCCACTAAATTTCAAAAACCCTAACCGAATATTGACAGACCCGTTAGGTTTGGCCAATGCCCGAGTTCCGTACATAATCCTTTACAACCGCTATACAGGAAAGCTGCGTGTGTTTGCGAACCTCTT
The DNA window shown above is from Bacteroidota bacterium and carries:
- a CDS encoding CusA/CzcA family heavy metal efflux RND transporter, yielding MLDKIILFSIKNKLIIGMMTLALIVWGVWSAQKLPVDAVPDITNNQVQIITICPTLAGQEVEQLVTFPIEQSITNLPDLVELRSISRFGLSVITAVFDDEVDVYFARQLINERLKEAESKIPQGIGTPELAPVSTGLGEVYQYIIHPVKGSENKYTAMELRTMQDWIVARQLYGTPGIAEVNSFGGRLKQYEVAVDPNRLKAMDIAISDIFIALQKNNENTGGAYIDKKPNAYFIRGIGVASSLEDVKNIVVKTNSQGIPILIKDIANVQFGNAVRYGAMTFDGKVDAVGGVVMMLKGANSAQVVSRVKEKMEVIQKSLPVDVVIEPYLDRTDLVTRAINTVEKNLIEGALIVIFVLVLFLGNFRAGLIVASAIPLSMLFALAMMNVFGVSANLMSLGAIDFGLIVDGAVIIVEATMHHLGLRKSLSKLTQDEMDNEVFLSASKIRSSAAFGEIIILMVYIPILTLIGIEGKMFRPMAQTVGFAILGALILSLTYIPMMCALFLPKLITHKKTLSDKMMDFFQRVYEPVLRKAIRFKYVVITITAFAFLISLLVFSRLGGEFIPTLQEGDYAFHCILPQGTSLSQSMETSMQASRIIKEFPEVKMVVGKTGAAEVPTDPMPPEATDIIIVLKPQNEWTSGRNYEELADAMIEKLEAIPGVFFEKNQPIQMRFNELMTGIRQDVAVKIFGENLDTLLNYANKVASVIRQADGATQPLVERVDGLPQITIQYNRQQIASYGLNIDDINHVVSTAFAGEAAGVIYENERRFDLVVRLDSAHRQSIENVKDLFISTPNGSQIPLSQVADIQMKIGPAQISREDGKRRIVIGFNVKGRDVQSVVKDIQNKLNADVTLPSGYYFTYGGTFENLQKASARLMIAVPVALALIFMLLYFTFTSIKQAALIFTAIPLAAIGGVFALLLRDMPFSISAGVGFIALFGVAVLNGIVLIGTFNQLQKEGMNDVVQRVFEGTKIRLRPVLMTATVASLGFLPMAISHGAGAEVQKPLATVVIGGLVTATLLTLFVLPLLYIIFASKNKIKSAPATMAAIAFLVVPFGLVNAQNVPQSLTVDAAVSIALKNNLEIQSQQLNVQSSASIKKSVFELPKTNFLLQYGQYNSVNKDNNLQLSQSIPFPTYYTARSDLFNAELKQSELSLDVTANEIKAKVKSYYYQLLYLNEKQKQLSHLDSLYTSFTQAAILRYQTGETNLLEKTTAETKHGELKQMIKQNQTDITISYNTLKVLMNSSEEFYVSQVSIFEPLILPASVDTAAANNNPTLKLLYQNAIVAENNKKIEKSMALPEFTVGYFNQTLVGFQNISGNDVFFDKSKRFTGVNVGISLPITFFSNTARIKSLGYRQQALQKQADNGRQVLHAEFANALQQYNQGLSQYNYYKTQALANVATMTNTAETGFNSGELSYIEYLMALQTATDVQMNYLLSINQLNQSVININFLINK
- a CDS encoding efflux RND transporter periplasmic adaptor subunit produces the protein MIKYIIYPVLIASLLFVSCGEKSNASKDEHKEEGSHGHENENTVELNDEQIKSIQIQFGNIEQKQLTASLKANGVLKVPNQNKASITSLYGGVVKNIFVQPGNIVSKGQSIAIIANPQFITLQEEYLSLDIKVQYAELEYRRQKELSSNNAGALKIFQQSETELKSLRTRRASLQKQLEIIGINPDKLSNDNIVSTITITSPVSGSVSTVLVNIGSTVDMNTPVAEVVDNSQLHLDLYVYEKDLPKVKTGQTIHFTLTNNPGKEYDAQIFGISNTFENVAKALAVHAMVKGDKAGLIDGMNITALVSLENATVAAVPTEAIVNHDGNDYIFVLTDSHTEEEHHDSEVEKRDDKTEGHDEHGHRHTESEKKGKAQAAVPSKTFERIPVRRGTTDVGYSEITLLKEIPTDSKIVTKGAFFILAKMTNSGEHSH